The stretch of DNA CGGCAACATCCACCTGTACACGCACGCCAACGTCTGTAATATCGAAACCAATGAAGGCGTATCTCACGCAGAAGGGCTCGAGATCCGCTGCCTGAACGGTCACACACACCAGGTACGCGCGAAACAGACCGTCCTGGCTTGCGGCGCTATTCAGAATACGCGCCTCCTCCTTGCCTCAAACAAACAAGCGCCCAGAGGACTTGGTAACGACAACGATCTGGTAGGTCGGTACTTCATGGATCACGTGGAAATTGATTCAGCGCATCTGGCGCTGCCGGCAGCCGGACCTATGGATTTTTACATGTTCAGCTTTTACGAAACACCCGCCCGCGGAGAACTAGCGCTGAGTGAAGCCTTGCAAGAGGAGCATAAAACCCTGAACATGACCGCCGGCCTCTTCCCGGCCTCCGGCAATGTGCGTACAAAAAGTCGCTTCGATACATTCCCACAAACTGCCGAAGCTACCCTCCAGTGGTGGGATGGTATTGAGCAAGCCTACAAAGCCGGCAATCGCAATTTGCCTGATGTCTCACAACACAAGCTGTACCGGATGGCAACGCGCATGGAAACGGCTCCTAACCCTGACTCGCGGGTGATGCTTGGAGAGAACACCGATGCACTTGGGATGCCGCTTGTGGATTTACACTGGCAACTATCCCCGCTCGACAAACACACAGTGCGCGCATTTTATGAGGCGCTGGGGAAAGAGGTTGGGCAGATTGGTCTGGGCCGGCTACAAATACTGGACTGGGTCTATGAAGATGATCCGGCCTGGCCGTCGCACCTCGGCAGTGGCTGGCATCACATGGGCACAACGCGAATGCACGAAGACGCCAACCAGGGTGTGGTAGATGCAAACAACAAAGTGCATGGCATCGACAACCTCTATGTTGCCGGCTCCTGCGTGTTCACCACATCGAGCGCAGTTAACCCTACACTGACCATCGTTGCCCTGTCACTGCGGTTATCTGATCATCTCAAAGGCGTTATGGGATCATAACAAGGCCCATCGCTGACTCAAACTATCAATGAATAATAACCCTAACTAACTTGCTACCGCACGGGTCTTCTGGAATCATTCATCAACTTACTACACATCAACGTAAGCATACCTTATTGTCCAATGGCGTTTTACCAACTCAAGAACAGAAGGGTACCAGCCCCCCTTGTTAAATTGCAGCACTTCCAGTGATTTCATCAATTTGTCTACACAATCATTTATAAAACAAACCAATACCATTTAATAGATTGGCAAACTGAGTCCACAGTGCATCTTCATCGTGCCATTCAGAGAAGTCAGTAATATTGTATTCCATTAGTTGCTCCCTAAGCCTTTCTGGCCAGGAACTTCTTTTCCATTCATCATCCAATGCAATGGGTACGATAATATCTCGACCAGCTTCTTTTTCCAGCTTGCGGGCTTTTTTAATTTCGTGTTCAACCCAGTCACT from Bacteroidota bacterium encodes:
- a CDS encoding GMC family oxidoreductase is translated as MHTDARTLDNNTVIEADLCIVGAGAAGISLALEWIDTPYNVVVLEAGGFDFENETQQLNKGDITGRHYFPLSSTRLRYFGGTTGHWMGFCSPFDPIDFKKRDWVPHSGWPISREDLNPFYKRAQPVLELGTHDWDADYWADQSEENVLLPFDPERVWTKVWQFSPPTRFNTKYRDALVNAGNIHLYTHANVCNIETNEGVSHAEGLEIRCLNGHTHQVRAKQTVLACGAIQNTRLLLASNKQAPRGLGNDNDLVGRYFMDHVEIDSAHLALPAAGPMDFYMFSFYETPARGELALSEALQEEHKTLNMTAGLFPASGNVRTKSRFDTFPQTAEATLQWWDGIEQAYKAGNRNLPDVSQHKLYRMATRMETAPNPDSRVMLGENTDALGMPLVDLHWQLSPLDKHTVRAFYEALGKEVGQIGLGRLQILDWVYEDDPAWPSHLGSGWHHMGTTRMHEDANQGVVDANNKVHGIDNLYVAGSCVFTTSSAVNPTLTIVALSLRLSDHLKGVMGS